The following proteins come from a genomic window of Streptomyces sp. GS7:
- a CDS encoding MarC family protein: MFDVAVFSTLFVTLFVIMDPPGITPIFLALTSGRPAKVQRRMAWQAAAVAFGVIAVFGLFGQQILGRLHISTPALMIAGGLLLLLVALDLLTGKSEEPTQTKDVNVALVPLGMPLLAGPGAIVSVILAVQHAHGVAAQISVWAAIAAIHVVLYLVMRFSLVIIRVIKDGGVVLVTRLAGMMLSALAVQQIINGVTQVIQGT; the protein is encoded by the coding sequence GTGTTCGACGTCGCCGTCTTCAGTACCCTCTTTGTCACGCTGTTCGTGATCATGGACCCGCCGGGTATCACCCCCATCTTCCTCGCCCTGACCTCCGGCCGCCCGGCCAAGGTGCAGCGCCGGATGGCCTGGCAGGCCGCCGCCGTCGCCTTCGGCGTCATCGCCGTCTTCGGCCTCTTCGGCCAGCAGATCCTCGGGCGGCTGCACATCTCCACGCCCGCGCTGATGATCGCCGGCGGGCTGCTGCTCCTGCTGGTGGCGCTCGACCTGCTGACCGGCAAGTCGGAGGAGCCCACCCAGACCAAGGACGTCAACGTGGCGCTGGTGCCGCTCGGCATGCCGCTGCTGGCCGGGCCGGGCGCGATCGTGTCGGTGATCCTCGCGGTGCAGCACGCGCACGGCGTCGCCGCGCAGATCTCGGTCTGGGCGGCGATCGCGGCGATCCACGTGGTGCTGTACCTGGTGATGCGGTTCTCGCTGGTGATCATCCGCGTGATCAAGGACGGCGGGGTGGTGCTGGTGACGCGGCTCGCCGGCATGATGCTCTCCGCCCTCGCGGTGCAGCAGATCATCAACGGCGTGACCCAGGTGATCCAGGGCACCTGA
- a CDS encoding DUF3107 domain-containing protein: MEVKIGVQHAPREIVLDCGQSAEEVERAVSDALSGKSELLSLVDDHGRKVLVAAARLAYVEIGEPTTRKVGFGAP; this comes from the coding sequence GTGGAGGTCAAGATCGGCGTGCAGCACGCGCCCCGCGAGATCGTTCTGGATTGCGGGCAGTCTGCCGAAGAGGTCGAGCGCGCGGTGAGCGACGCGCTGAGCGGCAAGTCGGAGCTGCTGAGCCTGGTGGACGACCACGGTCGCAAGGTTCTGGTCGCGGCGGCCCGGTTGGCCTACGTCGAGATCGGCGAGCCGACCACCCGCAAGGTCGGGTTCGGCGCTCCCTGA
- a CDS encoding SRPBCC family protein, with translation MTQQPSQGFALSRTFEAPLERVFAAWTTPEHFAHWFGGELAVPVERMTMDVRPGGVWSLVMHTPDGGELPFSGVYQEVAAPERLVFTLKDAFAPEDAAGETVRVALAARGGRTEMAFRQDGGNLTAEQYQQAEAGWSGFFDRLAELLARP, from the coding sequence ATGACCCAGCAGCCATCCCAGGGCTTCGCCCTCAGCCGCACCTTCGAGGCGCCTTTGGAGCGGGTGTTCGCGGCCTGGACGACGCCGGAGCACTTCGCGCACTGGTTCGGCGGGGAGCTGGCGGTGCCGGTCGAGCGGATGACGATGGATGTCCGGCCGGGCGGCGTGTGGAGTCTGGTGATGCACACACCGGACGGCGGTGAGCTGCCGTTCTCGGGGGTCTACCAGGAGGTCGCCGCCCCGGAGCGGCTGGTGTTCACCCTCAAGGACGCCTTCGCGCCGGAGGACGCCGCGGGCGAGACCGTACGGGTCGCCCTCGCCGCCCGCGGGGGCCGTACGGAGATGGCGTTCCGCCAGGACGGCGGCAACCTCACCGCCGAGCAGTACCAGCAGGCGGAGGCGGGCTGGTCGGGCTTCTTCGACCGGCTCGCCGAACTCCTCGCCCGGCCATGA
- a CDS encoding magnesium and cobalt transport protein CorA has protein sequence MSMIRDLRAAVRPSRRRADSESAAPACANSAIVDCGVYREGHRVREHLSPAEAMASVRADGGFTWIGLHEPTEAEFAGIAQEFGLHPLAVEDAVHAHQRPKLERYDDTLFTVFKTVHYVEHTELTATSEVVETGEVMCFIGRDFIVTVRHGGQGSLRALRHRLQDDPELLAKGPSAVLHAIADQVVDGYIAVAGAVQDDIDEVEIDVFSSATTGRGAGGKGSATRGGDAGRIYQLKREVLEFKRAVSPLLRPMQLLSERPMRLVDADIQKYFRDVADHLARVNEQVLSFDDLLNSILQANLAQAAVAQNEDMRKITAWAAIFAVPTMIAGIYGMNFQYMPELHWKYGYPAMMLVTVAICTGIHRGFKRNGWL, from the coding sequence ATGTCGATGATCCGCGACCTGCGCGCCGCCGTCCGCCCGTCCCGGCGCCGTGCGGACTCCGAGTCCGCCGCCCCGGCGTGCGCCAACAGCGCGATCGTGGACTGCGGCGTCTACCGCGAGGGCCACCGGGTGCGCGAGCACCTCTCCCCGGCCGAGGCGATGGCCAGCGTGCGGGCCGACGGCGGCTTCACGTGGATCGGGCTGCACGAGCCGACCGAGGCCGAATTCGCCGGTATCGCCCAGGAGTTCGGCCTGCATCCGCTCGCCGTCGAGGACGCGGTCCACGCCCACCAGCGGCCCAAGCTGGAGCGCTACGACGACACCCTGTTCACGGTCTTCAAGACGGTCCACTACGTCGAGCACACCGAGCTGACCGCGACCAGCGAGGTCGTGGAGACCGGCGAGGTGATGTGCTTCATCGGGCGGGACTTCATCGTCACCGTGCGGCACGGCGGCCAGGGCTCGCTGCGGGCGCTGCGGCACCGGCTCCAGGACGACCCCGAACTCCTCGCCAAGGGCCCGTCCGCCGTGCTGCACGCCATCGCCGACCAGGTCGTCGACGGCTACATCGCGGTGGCCGGCGCGGTGCAGGACGACATCGACGAGGTCGAGATCGACGTCTTCAGCTCGGCCACCACCGGCAGGGGCGCGGGCGGCAAGGGCTCCGCCACCCGGGGCGGCGACGCCGGGCGGATCTACCAACTCAAGCGCGAGGTGCTGGAGTTCAAGCGCGCGGTGTCGCCGCTGCTGCGGCCGATGCAGCTGCTGAGCGAGCGCCCGATGCGGCTGGTCGACGCCGACATCCAGAAGTACTTCCGGGACGTCGCCGACCACCTGGCGCGGGTCAACGAGCAGGTGCTGTCCTTCGACGACCTGCTCAACTCCATCCTCCAGGCCAACCTGGCGCAGGCCGCGGTCGCGCAGAACGAGGACATGCGCAAGATCACCGCCTGGGCCGCGATCTTCGCCGTACCGACGATGATCGCCGGTATCTACGGCATGAACTTCCAGTACATGCCGGAGCTGCACTGGAAGTACGGGTACCCGGCGATGATGCTGGTCACGGTCGCCATCTGCACCGGAATCCACCGCGGGTTCAAGAGGAACGGGTGGCTGTGA
- a CDS encoding alpha/beta fold hydrolase, giving the protein MSRPPTLALPACARAYRLDTARGAFAVHDARPDGAPIGTALLVPGFTGSKEDFIALLAPLAASGFRAVAVDGRGQHESPGPRDEPAYAQEELALDVLAQAAAVRNPGGGPLHLLGHSLGGLITRAAVLRDPAPFRSLTVLSSGPAAIDANQQTRVRMLIEALGTIDMERVWEAMRALDAPPADADGTPVPAADEATPTEIGAFLRQRWLNTVPEQLIATGRQMLAEPDRVAELARTGLPTHVVSGAVDYAWPVGLMDEMARRLAARRTVIEGAEHSPNAERPAKTAEALAGFWSEVG; this is encoded by the coding sequence ATGAGCAGGCCGCCCACCCTCGCCCTCCCCGCATGCGCCCGCGCGTACCGGCTCGACACCGCGCGCGGTGCGTTCGCCGTGCACGACGCCCGCCCCGACGGCGCACCGATCGGCACCGCCCTCCTGGTGCCCGGATTCACCGGCAGCAAGGAGGACTTCATCGCCCTGTTGGCCCCGCTGGCCGCATCCGGTTTCCGGGCGGTCGCGGTGGACGGCCGGGGGCAGCACGAATCCCCCGGCCCCCGCGATGAACCGGCCTACGCACAAGAGGAGTTGGCCCTCGACGTCCTCGCGCAGGCGGCTGCCGTACGGAACCCCGGCGGCGGTCCGCTGCATCTGCTGGGGCACTCGCTCGGCGGGCTGATCACCCGGGCCGCGGTGCTGCGCGACCCGGCGCCGTTCCGTTCGCTGACCGTGCTCAGCTCCGGGCCCGCCGCCATCGACGCGAACCAGCAGACCCGGGTGCGGATGCTGATCGAGGCGCTCGGCACGATAGACATGGAGCGGGTCTGGGAGGCGATGCGCGCGCTGGATGCTCCCCCGGCCGACGCTGACGGGACTCCCGTCCCGGCGGCGGACGAGGCGACGCCGACGGAGATCGGCGCGTTCCTGCGGCAGCGCTGGCTGAACACCGTCCCCGAGCAACTGATCGCGACCGGCCGGCAGATGCTGGCGGAGCCCGACCGGGTCGCCGAGCTGGCCCGCACCGGGCTGCCCACCCATGTCGTGTCCGGGGCCGTCGACTACGCCTGGCCGGTAGGACTGATGGACGAGATGGCCCGGCGGCTGGCCGCCCGGCGCACGGTCATCGAGGGCGCCGAGCACTCCCCCAACGCCGAACGCCCCGCGAAGACCGCCGAGGCGCTGGCGGGTTTCTGGAGCGAGGTGGGCTAG
- a CDS encoding DUF6758 family protein, with protein sequence MRGEPSCPKCGGRVRAPGLFSDTWQCAAHGTVHPLQPVVPPSVEALGVVVHRAQVPVWMPWPLPVGWLFTGVACAGDDRSGGRATAVACSGPGPLGGPGELLLVAEELGVGLGARYAGIDGPDPGAHMCVEKSPHAKVLAAGRPTPLWHVDGAPTDRAVFAGEARGLWLWAIAWPERSGVLLYDELVLTDLREAGAEVDLLPCGALSPRILS encoded by the coding sequence ATGAGGGGCGAACCCAGTTGCCCGAAGTGCGGAGGCCGGGTGCGGGCGCCCGGTCTCTTTTCCGACACCTGGCAGTGCGCCGCGCACGGCACCGTGCACCCGCTCCAGCCGGTCGTCCCGCCGAGTGTCGAGGCGCTCGGCGTTGTCGTGCACCGTGCGCAGGTGCCCGTCTGGATGCCCTGGCCGCTGCCCGTGGGCTGGCTGTTCACGGGCGTGGCCTGCGCGGGCGACGACCGCAGCGGCGGCCGGGCCACCGCCGTGGCCTGCTCGGGGCCCGGCCCGCTCGGCGGCCCCGGTGAACTCCTGCTGGTCGCCGAGGAACTGGGCGTCGGCCTCGGTGCCCGTTACGCCGGTATCGACGGCCCGGACCCCGGCGCCCACATGTGCGTGGAGAAGTCGCCGCACGCCAAGGTGCTGGCCGCCGGCCGGCCCACCCCGCTGTGGCACGTCGACGGCGCCCCCACGGACCGCGCGGTCTTCGCGGGCGAGGCGCGCGGGCTGTGGCTGTGGGCGATCGCCTGGCCCGAGCGGTCGGGGGTGCTGCTGTACGACGAGCTGGTGCTGACCGATCTGCGCGAGGCGGGCGCCGAAGTGGATCTGCTGCCGTGCGGGGCACTGTCGCCGCGCATCCTGAGCTGA
- a CDS encoding PHP domain-containing protein encodes MRIDLHTHSTASDGTDTPAELVRNAARAGLDVVALTDHDTVGGHAEARAALPEGLTLVTGAELSCRLDGVSLHLLAYLFDPEEPELARERELVRDDRVPRARAMVGKLRDLGVPVTWEHVARIAGDGAVGRPHIATALVELGVVGSVSDAFTSQWLANDGRAYVEKHELDPFDAIRLVRAAGGVTVFAHPLAVKRGSCVPESAIADLAAAGLDGIEVDHMDHDAPTRARLRGLAAELGLLTTGSSDYHGSRKTCRLGDCTTDPEIYGEIVRRATGAFPVPGTGG; translated from the coding sequence GTGCGTATCGACCTGCACACCCACTCCACGGCTTCCGACGGTACGGACACCCCCGCCGAGCTGGTGCGCAATGCCGCACGCGCCGGTCTGGACGTCGTCGCGCTGACCGACCACGACACCGTCGGCGGCCACGCCGAGGCGCGGGCCGCGCTGCCCGAGGGGCTGACGCTGGTCACCGGCGCCGAGCTCTCCTGCCGGCTCGACGGCGTCAGCCTGCACCTGCTCGCCTACCTCTTCGACCCCGAAGAGCCGGAGCTCGCCCGCGAGCGGGAGCTCGTCCGGGACGACCGGGTGCCGCGCGCCCGCGCCATGGTCGGCAAGCTGCGCGACCTCGGGGTGCCGGTCACCTGGGAGCACGTGGCGCGGATCGCCGGCGACGGCGCCGTGGGGCGCCCGCACATCGCCACCGCCCTCGTCGAGCTGGGCGTCGTCGGCTCGGTGTCCGACGCCTTCACCTCGCAGTGGCTGGCGAACGACGGCCGGGCGTACGTGGAGAAGCACGAACTCGACCCGTTCGACGCCATCCGGCTCGTCAGGGCCGCGGGCGGGGTCACCGTCTTCGCGCACCCGCTGGCCGTCAAGCGCGGCAGCTGCGTCCCGGAGAGCGCGATAGCCGACCTGGCCGCGGCCGGTCTCGACGGCATCGAGGTCGACCACATGGACCACGACGCCCCGACCCGCGCCCGGCTGCGCGGTCTGGCCGCCGAACTCGGGCTGCTGACCACCGGCTCCAGCGACTACCACGGCAGCCGCAAGACCTGTCGCCTCGGCGACTGCACCACCGATCCCGAGATCTACGGCGAGATCGTGCGCCGGGCCACCGGCGCGTTCCCCGTTCCCGGCACCGGCGGCTGA
- a CDS encoding ferritin-like fold-containing protein: protein METPDNAAADAQEHTGIAAQDWEQASTEPQYRAAVIDLLGALAYGELSAFERLAEDAKLAPTMDDKAELAKMASAEFHHFERLRDRLAEIEAEPNEAMEPFAAALDEFHRQTAPSDWLEGLVKAYVGDSIASDFYREVAARLDSDTRDLVLAVLDDTGHATFAVEKVRAAIEAEPRVGGRLALWARRLMGEALSQAQRVVADRDALSTMLVGGVADGFDLAEVGRMFSRITEAHTKRMAALGLAA from the coding sequence ATGGAGACGCCTGACAACGCCGCTGCCGACGCGCAGGAACACACCGGGATCGCCGCTCAGGACTGGGAGCAGGCATCCACCGAGCCGCAGTACCGGGCCGCTGTGATCGATCTGCTGGGCGCGCTCGCGTACGGCGAGCTGTCCGCCTTCGAGCGACTGGCCGAGGACGCCAAGCTCGCGCCGACCATGGACGACAAGGCCGAACTGGCCAAGATGGCCTCGGCCGAATTCCACCACTTCGAGCGGCTGCGGGACCGGCTCGCGGAGATCGAGGCGGAACCGAACGAGGCGATGGAGCCGTTCGCCGCCGCGCTGGACGAGTTCCACCGCCAGACCGCGCCCTCGGACTGGCTGGAGGGCCTGGTCAAGGCGTATGTCGGCGACTCGATCGCCAGCGACTTCTACCGCGAGGTCGCGGCCCGGCTGGACTCCGACACCCGCGATCTGGTCCTGGCGGTGCTGGACGACACCGGGCACGCGACCTTCGCCGTGGAGAAGGTCCGGGCGGCCATCGAGGCCGAGCCGCGGGTCGGCGGCCGGCTGGCGCTGTGGGCGCGGCGCCTGATGGGCGAGGCGCTCTCGCAGGCCCAGCGGGTGGTCGCGGACCGCGACGCGCTCTCGACGATGCTGGTGGGCGGGGTCGCCGACGGCTTCGACCTGGCCGAGGTCGGGCGGATGTTCTCGCGGATCACCGAGGCGCACACCAAGCGGATGGCGGCACTGGGCCTGGCGGCCTGA
- a CDS encoding suppressor of fused domain protein produces MSDVLELVEARLRTALGEPDARAAITFLGTDRIEVLRFVDSDVVRYATLGMSAQPMADPAGPSPDHHPSASRFAAPLSVVVADPVRGPRAELLLSVRAGRADTDKVLHPLAVLAASPQVEGVVVAPGASLDVGDPLWPGAPFTSVLVSAPGGLVEDLELDEPMDPVRFLPLLPMTPNEAAWKRVHGAEALEERWLRQGTDLRDPLRRSVPLD; encoded by the coding sequence ATGTCTGACGTTCTTGAGCTGGTCGAGGCCCGGCTGCGTACGGCCCTGGGCGAACCGGACGCCCGCGCCGCCATCACCTTCCTCGGCACCGACCGCATCGAGGTGCTCCGCTTCGTGGACAGCGACGTGGTCCGCTACGCGACGCTCGGAATGTCCGCCCAGCCGATGGCCGATCCGGCCGGCCCCTCGCCAGACCACCACCCCTCGGCGAGCCGCTTCGCGGCGCCCCTGTCGGTTGTCGTCGCCGACCCCGTGCGCGGCCCCCGCGCCGAACTCCTACTGTCCGTACGGGCCGGCCGTGCCGACACCGACAAGGTGCTCCACCCGCTGGCCGTGCTCGCCGCGTCCCCGCAGGTCGAGGGCGTGGTCGTGGCACCGGGGGCCTCGCTGGACGTGGGCGATCCGCTGTGGCCGGGGGCGCCGTTCACTTCCGTCCTGGTGAGCGCGCCCGGCGGGCTGGTCGAGGATCTGGAGCTGGATGAGCCGATGGATCCGGTGCGGTTCCTGCCGCTGCTGCCGATGACACCGAACGAGGCCGCCTGGAAGCGGGTGCACGGCGCCGAGGCGCTGGAGGAGCGCTGGCTCCGGCAGGGGACGGATCTGCGGGATCCGCTGCGCCGAAGCGTGCCGCTGGACTGA
- a CDS encoding DEAD/DEAH box helicase yields MAVVPRPSGPSGRHRTNPYEGAVRPPSPPPTASHRRGKILSTFRELGIFPETAEALEAVGIVSPFPIQELTLPVALSGNDVIGQAKTGTGKTLGFGLPLLERVTVPADVEAGRAKPEQLTEAPQALVVVPTRELCQQVTNDLLTAGKVRNVRVLAIYGGRAYEPQVEALKKGVDVVVGTPGRLLDLAGQKKLSLSQVRTLVLDEADEMLDLGFLPDVEKIIQLLPAKRQTMLFSATMPGQVISLARRYMSQPTHIRATAPDDEGATVANITQHVYRAHSMDKPEMVARILQADGRGLAMLFCRTKRTAADIADQLARRGFASGAVHGDLGQGAREQALRAFRNGKVDVLVCTDVAARGIDVEGVTHVVNYQSPEDEKTYLHRIGRTGRAGAKGTAITLVDWDDIPRWKLINKALDLPFDEPEETYSTSPHLYEQLGIPEGTKGILPRAERTRAGLAAEEVEDLGETGGRGRGRRGGAPAAEEERPRRTRTPRQRRRTRGGSLVDDTAAPEAQASEAVDAAEGAEAAAAGPRTPRRRRRTRGSVAASAAAEARETAAATVAEAPAVTAVVEPAAPAAEETPAAAPRRRRTRSAAKAAVDAVSEAATAPVETVQEAAADAVEAKPKRTRTRKTAAAKAETAPAADAADAVEAKPKRTRTRKTAAAKAEAAVDTAEGTAVEAEAPAKPKRTRKTAAAKAAEAGTAEEAPAKPKRTRTRKTAAAKAEAAPAADVPDAAEAKPKRTRKRAAAKPAEAAETASAS; encoded by the coding sequence ATGGCAGTGGTCCCGCGCCCGTCCGGCCCGTCAGGCCGGCACCGTACGAACCCGTACGAAGGCGCGGTACGACCCCCTTCGCCGCCTCCCACCGCGTCTCACAGAAGAGGCAAGATTCTGTCTACGTTCCGAGAACTCGGGATTTTCCCCGAGACCGCCGAGGCCCTGGAAGCCGTCGGCATCGTTTCCCCCTTTCCCATCCAGGAGCTGACGCTCCCCGTCGCCCTTTCCGGTAACGACGTCATCGGCCAGGCCAAGACCGGCACCGGCAAGACGCTGGGCTTCGGCCTGCCGCTGCTGGAGCGGGTCACCGTCCCCGCCGACGTCGAGGCCGGGCGCGCGAAGCCCGAGCAGCTGACCGAGGCGCCGCAGGCCCTCGTGGTCGTACCGACCCGTGAGCTGTGCCAGCAGGTCACCAACGATCTGCTGACCGCCGGCAAGGTGCGCAACGTCCGGGTGCTCGCGATCTACGGCGGCCGGGCGTACGAGCCGCAGGTCGAGGCGCTGAAGAAGGGCGTCGACGTGGTCGTCGGCACGCCCGGCCGGCTGCTCGACCTGGCGGGCCAGAAGAAGCTCAGCCTGTCGCAGGTGCGCACGCTCGTCCTGGACGAGGCCGACGAGATGCTCGACCTGGGCTTCCTGCCCGACGTCGAGAAGATCATCCAGCTGCTGCCGGCCAAGCGCCAGACGATGCTGTTCTCGGCGACCATGCCCGGCCAGGTCATCTCCCTGGCCCGCCGCTACATGTCGCAGCCCACGCACATCCGCGCCACCGCGCCGGACGACGAGGGCGCGACGGTCGCCAACATCACCCAGCACGTCTACCGCGCCCACTCCATGGACAAGCCGGAGATGGTCGCGCGCATCCTCCAGGCGGACGGCCGCGGCCTGGCGATGCTGTTCTGCCGTACGAAGCGGACCGCCGCCGACATCGCCGACCAGCTAGCCCGGCGCGGCTTCGCGTCCGGCGCGGTCCACGGCGACCTCGGCCAGGGCGCCCGCGAGCAGGCGCTGCGCGCCTTCCGCAACGGCAAGGTCGACGTCCTGGTCTGCACCGACGTCGCGGCCCGCGGTATCGACGTCGAGGGCGTGACGCACGTCGTCAACTACCAGTCCCCCGAAGACGAGAAGACCTACCTGCACCGCATCGGCCGGACCGGCCGCGCGGGCGCCAAGGGCACCGCGATCACCCTCGTCGACTGGGACGACATCCCGCGCTGGAAGCTGATCAACAAGGCGCTGGACCTGCCCTTCGACGAGCCGGAGGAGACCTACTCCACCTCGCCGCACCTCTACGAGCAGCTCGGCATCCCCGAGGGCACCAAGGGCATCCTGCCGCGCGCCGAGCGCACCCGCGCCGGGCTGGCCGCCGAAGAGGTCGAGGACCTCGGCGAGACCGGTGGCCGCGGACGGGGCCGCAGGGGCGGGGCGCCGGCCGCCGAGGAGGAGCGTCCCCGCCGGACGCGTACGCCGCGGCAGCGGCGCCGTACCCGGGGCGGCTCCCTGGTGGACGACACGGCCGCTCCGGAGGCGCAGGCGAGCGAGGCGGTCGACGCCGCCGAGGGCGCGGAGGCCGCTGCCGCCGGGCCGCGGACGCCCCGGCGCCGGCGCCGGACCCGCGGGTCGGTGGCCGCAAGCGCCGCTGCCGAGGCCCGCGAGACGGCCGCCGCCACGGTCGCGGAGGCCCCGGCGGTCACGGCCGTCGTGGAGCCCGCCGCACCGGCCGCCGAGGAGACCCCGGCCGCCGCACCGCGCCGGCGCCGTACCCGCAGCGCCGCCAAGGCCGCCGTGGACGCGGTGAGCGAGGCGGCGACCGCGCCGGTGGAGACAGTCCAGGAGGCGGCCGCGGACGCCGTGGAGGCCAAGCCGAAGCGGACCCGCACCCGCAAGACCGCCGCCGCCAAGGCCGAGACCGCCCCGGCGGCCGACGCCGCGGACGCCGTGGAGGCGAAGCCGAAGCGGACCCGTACGCGGAAGACGGCCGCCGCCAAGGCCGAGGCCGCCGTGGACACCGCGGAGGGCACCGCCGTCGAGGCGGAGGCCCCGGCCAAGCCGAAGCGGACGCGGAAGACCGCCGCCGCCAAGGCTGCCGAGGCCGGCACCGCCGAGGAGGCCCCGGCGAAGCCCAAGCGGACCCGCACCCGGAAGACCGCCGCCGCCAAGGCCGAAGCCGCCCCGGCGGCCGACGTCCCGGACGCCGCGGAGGCCAAGCCGAAGCGGACCCGGAAGCGCGCCGCGGCCAAGCCCGCCGAGGCCGCGGAGACCGCTTCCGCGAGCTGA
- a CDS encoding TetR/AcrR family transcriptional regulator, translating into MSAIEQTEAARPRGTRLPRRARRNQLLGAAQEVFVAQGYHAAAMDDIAERAGVSKPVLYQHFPGKLELYLALLDQHCEALLHSVRKALESTTDNKQRVAATMDAYFAYVEDPGGAFRLVFESDLTNEPAVRERVDKVSLECAEAISAVIAEDTGLSQDESMLLAVGLGGVSQVVARYWLSSESEVPRETAVQLLTSLAWKGIAGFPLHGSDTH; encoded by the coding sequence GTGAGCGCCATCGAGCAGACCGAGGCGGCACGCCCGCGGGGCACACGCCTGCCACGCCGCGCGCGGCGGAACCAGCTTCTGGGCGCCGCCCAGGAGGTCTTCGTCGCGCAGGGCTACCACGCCGCCGCGATGGACGACATCGCCGAGCGGGCCGGGGTCAGCAAGCCGGTGCTCTACCAGCACTTCCCCGGCAAGCTGGAGCTCTACCTGGCGCTGCTGGACCAGCACTGCGAGGCGCTGCTGCACTCGGTGCGCAAGGCCCTGGAGTCGACGACCGACAACAAGCAGCGCGTGGCCGCCACGATGGACGCCTACTTCGCCTACGTGGAGGACCCGGGCGGCGCCTTCCGGCTGGTCTTCGAGTCGGACCTGACGAACGAGCCGGCCGTCCGCGAGCGGGTGGACAAGGTGTCCCTGGAGTGCGCCGAGGCGATCAGCGCGGTGATCGCGGAGGACACCGGGCTGTCGCAGGACGAGTCGATGCTGCTGGCCGTGGGGCTGGGCGGGGTCTCCCAGGTGGTGGCCCGCTACTGGCTTTCCTCGGAGAGCGAGGTCCCGCGCGAGACCGCGGTGCAGCTGCTGACCTCGCTCGCCTGGAAGGGCATCGCCGGATTCCCCCTGCACGGCAGCGACACACACTGA
- a CDS encoding NYN domain-containing protein produces the protein MNDVPPTGSTDRTALDALAAGVERTNELLTRVLAEVATTPSTHAVFVDAGYVYAATGRLVAGTEDRKAFELDAEGLIEAFIDKARTIFPDSRLLRVYWYDGARRRIHTQEQQRIAELPDVKVRLGNLNANNQQKGVDSLIRTDLESLARHRAISDAVLIGGDEDLVSAVEAAQGYGARVHLWGIEAPGGRNQAEPLMWEVDSARIFDLDFCKPYVTRRTAGECPEAGAGEGPVPSREEVRFVGARVAAQWLAERGRAWVAELLPGHPYLPGTVDQELLTAAEAILRHSLRGHADLRRVLRDGFWDHVQGQY, from the coding sequence ATGAACGACGTCCCGCCCACGGGCAGTACTGACCGCACCGCACTCGACGCCCTCGCCGCCGGAGTCGAGCGCACCAACGAGCTGCTCACCCGGGTCCTCGCCGAGGTCGCCACCACCCCGTCGACCCATGCCGTCTTCGTCGACGCGGGCTATGTCTACGCCGCGACCGGGCGGCTGGTCGCCGGCACGGAGGACCGCAAGGCGTTCGAGCTGGACGCGGAGGGGCTGATCGAGGCGTTCATCGACAAGGCGCGGACGATCTTCCCGGACAGCCGGCTGCTGCGCGTGTACTGGTACGACGGCGCCCGCCGCCGGATCCACACCCAGGAGCAGCAGCGGATCGCCGAGCTGCCCGACGTCAAGGTCCGGCTCGGCAACCTCAACGCCAACAACCAGCAGAAGGGCGTCGACTCCCTGATCCGCACCGACCTGGAGTCACTGGCCCGGCACCGCGCGATCAGCGACGCGGTGCTCATCGGGGGCGACGAGGACCTGGTCTCCGCGGTCGAGGCGGCGCAGGGCTACGGCGCGCGGGTGCACCTGTGGGGCATCGAGGCCCCCGGCGGGCGGAACCAGGCCGAGCCGCTGATGTGGGAGGTCGACAGCGCGCGCATCTTCGACCTGGACTTCTGCAAGCCGTACGTCACCCGGCGGACGGCCGGCGAATGCCCCGAGGCGGGGGCGGGCGAGGGGCCGGTGCCGTCCCGCGAGGAGGTCCGCTTCGTGGGCGCGCGGGTCGCCGCCCAGTGGCTGGCGGAACGCGGCCGGGCCTGGGTCGCCGAGCTGCTGCCCGGCCACCCGTATCTGCCCGGCACCGTCGACCAGGAGCTGCTCACCGCCGCCGAGGCGATACTCCGGCACTCGCTGCGCGGCCACGCCGACCTGCGGCGGGTGCTGCGCGACGGGTTCTGGGACCACGTGCAGGGGCAGTACTAG